The following proteins are encoded in a genomic region of Gimesia algae:
- a CDS encoding TaqI-like C-terminal specificity domain-containing protein: MRLNVPLDDLAVLSLTIAEAADALGVSTASVRNWIKAGYLISTERGSITRDSFDEFRKHVAGQEKLVTRANKSQKDSHDHGALSSRIRRLLTKEGFDCALIGGQYQDSLSDAYRNQEGIYYTPEWITERFFTYLPAERAGLRFCDPCCGSGNFILAAVDQGFSPENIFGFDIDPVAVAITRRRLLARTGYDSPHIQCADFLETSLQAKSCGFDVIFTNPPWGKKLSKAQKQAYATQFSAGNSSDTCSLFFFASLTRLQRTGYLGLLLPDAFFNVATFATARRRALSRDIKALMDFGKPFPSLITKAKGIVLQNQTNPHVPIICEGLADTTERTPSSFQQNPKSILNFSCSPDAAAVIAHLYAQDHLKLADHARFGLGIVTGNNKKYCVSLPQPGYLPVYKGADLKPGILREPSLFIPADFSLYHQVAPQELYDAPEKLIYRFISSRLVFHHDTTQSYFLNSVNMLVPKPDLPITGQQLCQLLNSRVMNWLFQSIFETHKVLRADIGALPIHTRYFETHDGFDDDAYANFLGIEETDAGGYRIKESREGAS; the protein is encoded by the coding sequence ATGAGGCTCAATGTGCCGCTGGATGATCTTGCTGTACTTTCCCTGACGATTGCGGAGGCCGCTGATGCTCTGGGTGTTTCGACGGCCTCGGTGCGAAACTGGATTAAGGCCGGTTATCTGATTTCCACTGAGCGAGGCAGTATCACGCGTGATTCGTTCGATGAGTTCCGGAAGCACGTTGCCGGACAGGAGAAGCTGGTAACACGCGCGAATAAGTCACAAAAAGACAGCCACGATCACGGTGCCCTCTCCAGCAGGATTCGCCGACTGTTAACAAAAGAGGGATTTGACTGTGCGCTGATCGGCGGTCAGTATCAGGATTCCCTGTCGGACGCGTATCGCAATCAGGAAGGCATCTATTACACGCCAGAGTGGATTACAGAGCGTTTCTTTACGTACCTGCCAGCGGAACGCGCGGGATTGCGTTTCTGTGACCCGTGTTGTGGCTCGGGGAATTTTATTCTGGCGGCGGTCGACCAGGGTTTTTCTCCCGAGAATATTTTCGGCTTTGACATCGATCCGGTGGCGGTTGCGATTACCAGGCGCCGTCTATTGGCACGAACAGGCTATGATTCACCACATATTCAATGCGCCGATTTTCTGGAGACGAGTCTGCAGGCGAAGTCGTGTGGGTTTGATGTGATTTTCACGAACCCGCCCTGGGGGAAGAAGCTCAGCAAAGCCCAGAAGCAGGCTTATGCCACCCAGTTTTCTGCGGGGAACAGCAGTGATACCTGTTCGCTGTTTTTCTTTGCGTCGCTAACGCGATTACAGCGAACCGGTTATCTGGGCTTGCTACTGCCGGACGCGTTCTTTAACGTCGCCACGTTTGCCACGGCACGTCGTCGGGCGCTCTCTCGGGACATCAAAGCACTCATGGACTTTGGCAAACCGTTTCCCAGCCTGATCACGAAGGCCAAAGGGATTGTGCTGCAGAACCAGACAAACCCCCATGTACCCATCATCTGCGAAGGGTTGGCGGATACGACGGAGCGAACTCCCTCCTCATTTCAACAAAATCCGAAATCGATTCTGAATTTCTCCTGTTCGCCGGACGCGGCAGCGGTGATCGCGCATCTATATGCACAGGACCATCTGAAACTGGCCGACCACGCGCGGTTTGGGCTGGGCATCGTCACCGGCAATAATAAAAAATATTGCGTCTCCTTACCTCAACCCGGTTATCTGCCTGTCTATAAAGGCGCCGATCTGAAACCGGGGATACTGCGGGAACCCTCCCTGTTCATTCCCGCTGATTTCTCACTTTATCACCAGGTGGCTCCGCAAGAACTGTATGACGCGCCAGAAAAACTGATCTATCGCTTTATTTCGTCGCGTCTGGTGTTTCATCATGACACGACGCAGTCTTATTTTCTGAACAGCGTGAATATGCTGGTGCCGAAGCCGGATCTTCCCATCACAGGCCAACAGCTTTGTCAGCTCTTGAACAGTCGGGTGATGAACTGGCTGTTTCAATCGATCTTTGAGACGCATAAAGTGCTCCGTGCCGACATCGGCGCGCTACCAATTCACACCCGGTATTTTGAAACGCATGACGGATTTGACGACGACGCGTATGCGAACTTCCTGGGTATTGAAGAAACAGACGCCGGCGGTTATCGCATCAAAGAGAGTAGAGAGGGAGCATCATGA
- a CDS encoding right-handed parallel beta-helix repeat-containing protein, which yields MQYFFTVLTCVLAVSFTSSVDADLNLYVDGNGPDGNGSKARPFQSIQEARDTIRIMRRDGKLKPEDKVTVHIEPGVYSLRMSLMFDKNDSGTKENPVVYRATKPGSVRIQGGLSLGADTFQPVTDAAILKRLPEAARRKVLACDLSTVIKEPFAEFKNSYRGVPVGPWLYVNQRPMTLARWPNADAADEGWASFTKVIDKGLPDPKAKDPAKQKSHPGAFVFDDPRPARWKLDQGVWLLGYWTHDWSDEVIRIADYDPQQKIIKLAAPHSYGIMGGTWGAKARRFFALNVLEELDSPGEWYLDRVNKQLYLYPQGKLDYAEIVLATLTQPLMQVRGTKHIRFENLNFEYGHSEGVSLKNAEGVELAGCVVANLASGGISVSGTQNTIRSCDLYHLGTRGISLSGGDRKQLQRAENRALNNHIHDYGLFQRTYAPGIYAHGCGQIVQNNCIHDAPHNAVLYGGNENLFERNEIYRVVMETGDSGAFYTGRDWTSQGNILRHNFIHNLGGGDAEHVNTMGVYLDDCDSGDTIEGNVFYRTGRAIMIGGGRDNPILNNLVIDCPIGLHVDSRGMTWKQWNDPKSAGWNLEEKAEAMNYKRPPWSTEYPHLAKIMAHSPREPLYNPIRRNVFVDCSKEVCHMDGNVKKLLDKFEIEHNLAVNTTGAEKGIAMTKDLKGFTNLSGSESKPIPLGMTVDINGRLTLQQDPRLLKAKASFQAIPFDEIGLYRDEYRKELPKRDPHSY from the coding sequence ATGCAATATTTCTTTACCGTTTTGACCTGTGTTTTAGCTGTCAGTTTTACAAGCTCCGTGGACGCGGATCTGAATCTGTATGTCGACGGGAATGGGCCTGATGGGAACGGCAGCAAAGCACGTCCCTTCCAGTCGATTCAGGAAGCCCGCGATACTATTCGAATCATGCGGCGGGATGGGAAGTTAAAACCGGAAGACAAGGTGACGGTGCATATTGAGCCGGGCGTGTATTCTTTGCGCATGTCGCTGATGTTTGATAAAAATGATAGCGGCACGAAAGAGAATCCCGTGGTTTATCGGGCGACGAAACCGGGGAGCGTGCGAATTCAGGGGGGATTGAGTCTCGGAGCCGATACGTTTCAACCCGTTACGGACGCAGCGATTCTGAAACGGTTGCCGGAAGCCGCCCGCAGGAAAGTCCTGGCCTGTGATCTGTCGACGGTGATCAAGGAACCGTTTGCGGAGTTCAAAAACTCTTATCGGGGCGTACCCGTCGGGCCCTGGCTGTATGTGAATCAGCGACCGATGACACTCGCTCGCTGGCCGAACGCAGACGCCGCAGATGAGGGCTGGGCCTCGTTTACGAAAGTCATTGATAAAGGATTGCCTGACCCCAAAGCGAAAGATCCGGCGAAGCAGAAATCGCATCCCGGTGCGTTCGTGTTTGATGATCCGCGACCTGCCCGCTGGAAGCTGGATCAGGGTGTGTGGCTGCTGGGATACTGGACGCACGACTGGAGTGACGAAGTCATTCGCATCGCCGACTACGATCCGCAGCAGAAAATCATCAAGCTGGCGGCGCCACACAGTTACGGCATCATGGGGGGCACCTGGGGGGCGAAAGCACGACGATTCTTTGCGCTGAACGTGCTGGAAGAACTGGATTCGCCGGGCGAATGGTATCTGGATCGTGTGAACAAGCAGCTGTATCTGTACCCGCAGGGAAAGCTGGACTACGCTGAGATTGTGCTGGCGACGTTAACACAACCTCTGATGCAGGTGCGGGGCACAAAACACATCCGATTCGAAAATCTGAACTTTGAATATGGTCATTCGGAAGGCGTTTCGCTCAAAAATGCCGAGGGCGTTGAACTGGCGGGCTGCGTCGTGGCGAACCTGGCGAGCGGCGGCATCTCGGTGTCGGGCACACAGAATACGATTCGCAGTTGTGATCTGTATCACCTGGGGACGCGGGGCATCTCGTTGTCGGGCGGTGATCGGAAACAACTGCAGCGGGCGGAAAACCGGGCCCTCAATAATCACATTCACGACTATGGTCTGTTTCAGCGGACTTATGCACCAGGTATTTACGCGCATGGCTGCGGACAGATTGTGCAGAACAACTGCATTCACGATGCCCCGCATAACGCGGTTCTGTATGGTGGGAATGAGAATCTGTTTGAGCGGAATGAGATCTATCGCGTAGTGATGGAGACCGGCGATTCGGGCGCGTTCTACACCGGTCGCGACTGGACCAGCCAGGGAAACATCCTGCGGCATAATTTCATCCACAACCTCGGGGGTGGCGATGCAGAGCATGTGAATACGATGGGAGTCTACCTGGATGACTGCGATAGCGGCGACACGATCGAAGGGAACGTCTTCTATCGTACAGGGCGGGCCATCATGATCGGAGGCGGCCGCGATAACCCGATTCTCAATAACCTGGTGATCGACTGTCCGATCGGATTGCACGTCGATTCCCGGGGCATGACCTGGAAGCAGTGGAATGATCCGAAATCAGCGGGCTGGAATCTCGAAGAAAAAGCGGAAGCGATGAACTACAAACGGCCGCCTTGGAGCACAGAGTATCCGCATCTGGCGAAGATCATGGCTCATTCGCCGCGGGAGCCCCTGTATAACCCGATCCGACGGAACGTGTTTGTGGACTGCAGCAAAGAGGTCTGTCACATGGATGGCAATGTGAAGAAGCTGCTCGACAAGTTTGAGATCGAACACAATCTCGCCGTGAATACGACGGGTGCAGAAAAAGGCATTGCAATGACAAAGGACCTGAAAGGCTTCACCAATTTAAGCGGTTCCGAAAGCAAACCGATTCCGCTGGGTATGACTGTCGATATCAACGGACGGCTGACATTGCAGCAGGACCCGCGTCTGCTGAAAGCGAAAGCCTCTTTCCAGGCAATTCCCTTCGATGAGATCGGCCTGTATCGGGATGAATATCGAAAAGAGTTACCGAAGCGAGATCCTCATTCCTATTAA
- a CDS encoding formylglycine-generating enzyme family protein, which produces MRISRVCRLLLCCLSIVLTWEISNPSHAADPPQQGTAKQIDLGDDVSLEVLYIPPGKFMMGSTPEEKAWATGIEGGATPGTERESYEGEMPRPMQVKDGFWMGRTEVSVGQFKRFIEESGYVTDAEQPDGETQVFDPEWKITAKAPPHPWISMKGKSWRDPNFGFPLRDVYPVVCVSWNDGRAFCKWLTERERKAGRLPDGLEYRLPTEAEWAYACRGGSKESHYFWWGNDLRDGEGRLNISAVDFLPGRNKIWPLANAPWSDGFAFVSPVDQYGEKGRNGFGLADMCGGVWEIVLDDFDPKGGHEELYVVEQNPRPVCRGGNYFDVPGNARCAVRLGLQGPAYSDSRDGFRICLGVPRR; this is translated from the coding sequence ATGAGAATCTCCCGCGTCTGCCGTTTGCTGCTCTGTTGTCTGTCTATTGTTCTTACATGGGAAATCAGCAACCCGTCTCATGCCGCAGATCCGCCGCAGCAGGGGACCGCGAAACAGATTGATCTGGGCGACGATGTTTCTCTGGAAGTCCTGTATATTCCGCCGGGCAAATTCATGATGGGTAGTACACCTGAAGAGAAAGCCTGGGCGACCGGCATTGAAGGGGGGGCAACGCCGGGTACCGAGCGGGAATCGTATGAAGGCGAAATGCCGCGACCGATGCAGGTCAAAGACGGTTTCTGGATGGGCCGCACCGAAGTCAGCGTGGGGCAGTTCAAACGTTTCATTGAAGAGAGCGGCTATGTGACCGACGCTGAGCAACCCGACGGCGAGACGCAGGTCTTCGATCCCGAATGGAAGATCACCGCCAAAGCACCCCCGCATCCCTGGATCTCGATGAAAGGCAAAAGCTGGCGCGATCCGAATTTCGGGTTTCCGCTCAGGGACGTTTATCCCGTGGTCTGCGTGAGCTGGAATGACGGCCGCGCGTTCTGTAAATGGCTCACGGAACGCGAACGCAAAGCGGGTCGACTGCCGGACGGACTGGAATACCGTCTGCCCACCGAAGCCGAATGGGCTTACGCCTGTCGGGGAGGCAGCAAAGAGAGCCACTACTTCTGGTGGGGCAACGATCTCCGCGACGGCGAAGGCCGCCTGAATATTTCCGCCGTCGACTTTCTGCCCGGCCGCAACAAAATCTGGCCGCTGGCGAATGCTCCCTGGAGTGATGGCTTTGCCTTCGTTTCCCCCGTCGATCAGTACGGCGAAAAAGGCCGCAACGGTTTCGGACTGGCCGACATGTGTGGCGGCGTCTGGGAAATTGTCCTCGACGATTTCGATCCCAAAGGGGGCCACGAAGAACTGTATGTCGTCGAACAGAACCCGCGTCCCGTCTGTCGAGGCGGTAACTACTTCGACGTTCCCGGCAACGCCCGCTGTGCCGTCCGCTTAGGCTTGCAGGGCCCGGCCTACTCCGATTCCCGCGACGGCTTTCGCATCTGTTTAGGTGTGCCCCGCAGGTGA
- a CDS encoding metallophosphoesterase family protein, with protein sequence MRIGILSDSHNHRERTERAVALLREAGAQALFHCGDLASEEIVAACAVLPFYFSLGNHDADMVRILERAADQHGAHCLGWGGEVTLAGKRIAVVHGHITRDLKPLLEAEPDYLLTGHSHQSHDFRAGATRRINPGALFRAKVFTVAVLDLATDELELREVAR encoded by the coding sequence GTGCGAATCGGAATTCTGTCAGACTCACACAATCATCGGGAACGGACGGAGCGAGCCGTGGCGCTGTTGCGTGAGGCGGGTGCTCAGGCGCTGTTTCACTGTGGCGATCTGGCGAGTGAAGAAATCGTTGCGGCCTGTGCGGTGCTCCCCTTTTATTTTTCGCTGGGGAATCATGATGCTGACATGGTGCGTATTCTGGAACGGGCGGCGGACCAGCATGGTGCGCACTGTCTGGGCTGGGGAGGCGAAGTGACGCTGGCGGGGAAACGCATCGCCGTCGTGCATGGTCACATCACCCGCGATCTGAAGCCGCTGCTGGAAGCAGAGCCGGACTACCTGCTGACCGGGCATTCGCATCAGAGTCATGATTTTCGTGCAGGAGCCACCCGCCGCATCAATCCGGGGGCACTGTTCCGGGCGAAGGTGTTTACCGTCGCAGTTCTGGATCTGGCAACCGATGAACTGGAACTGCGGGAGGTGGCAAGATGA
- a CDS encoding helix-turn-helix transcriptional regulator, giving the protein MAARERAELTNQIRRFRFEHDEMTQQMLASHVGVTRQTIIALESGKYSPSLALALRIAKTFDVPVEEIFQLTDES; this is encoded by the coding sequence ATGGCCGCCCGAGAACGTGCCGAGCTTACCAATCAGATCCGTCGCTTTCGCTTTGAACACGACGAGATGACACAACAGATGCTGGCAAGTCATGTCGGCGTCACCCGGCAGACGATCATCGCACTCGAATCGGGAAAGTACTCACCTTCGCTGGCCCTCGCATTACGCATCGCGAAAACATTTGATGTCCCCGTTGAGGAAATATTTCAACTGACTGACGAATCGTAA
- a CDS encoding FAD-dependent oxidoreductase: protein MTSRIVALSWLVPSELNTEEKIEPVDQGDCTGAFSRFASQGKAPVCYSTQTHILNHGPPLGRKSDMRILIIGAGIGGMTLAALLKQRGLQPTLIERAANFDHAGYMLGLWPLGYRVLHGLGLFDKFAADCVECKDYEVRDNHGELVKHWSMAPIADRFGPNLSCTRPQLVKLLHSALDGVDLRFNTTFQSLSQTGDEVAVQFSDGKIETFDLVVGADGLHSKVRQQVFGEQPYYHTHWGGWVWWVDPAQLPQETFIEHWGAGRFFGIYPTKDGAGVYAGAPVAGEFGEQSPGRNDRIRTQFADMGELVDVCLAALPDDSEDLFFWKLSDVRAHEWARGRVVLLGDAAAGFLPTAGIGASMAMESAAVLADELSRTNNRFMEHALSLYVKRRQHRVESTQNDSRHLAKMMFIKSATVAHIRDVATKFYSLEQLASSIAKAFDEPI, encoded by the coding sequence TTGACATCCAGAATCGTCGCGCTCTCATGGCTTGTCCCTTCCGAATTGAACACTGAAGAAAAGATTGAACCCGTTGATCAAGGCGACTGTACGGGGGCATTTTCCCGATTTGCCTCGCAGGGGAAGGCGCCAGTCTGCTACAGTACACAAACGCACATACTTAATCATGGGCCCCCTTTAGGGAGAAAAAGTGATATGCGGATTTTGATTATCGGCGCCGGCATTGGTGGTATGACGCTGGCGGCGTTGCTCAAACAGCGGGGTCTGCAGCCGACACTGATCGAACGGGCCGCTAACTTCGATCACGCGGGTTACATGCTGGGGCTCTGGCCCCTCGGTTATCGCGTTCTGCATGGACTGGGTCTGTTCGACAAATTCGCCGCCGACTGTGTGGAGTGCAAAGACTACGAAGTCCGCGACAATCACGGTGAACTCGTCAAGCACTGGTCGATGGCGCCCATCGCGGATCGCTTCGGGCCGAACTTAAGCTGCACGCGTCCGCAACTGGTCAAACTGCTGCATTCCGCGCTCGACGGCGTCGACCTGCGGTTCAACACAACTTTTCAATCGTTGAGTCAGACAGGAGATGAAGTCGCCGTCCAGTTCAGTGATGGTAAGATTGAAACCTTTGATCTGGTCGTCGGCGCGGACGGCCTGCATTCCAAAGTTCGCCAGCAGGTATTCGGCGAACAGCCTTATTATCACACGCACTGGGGAGGCTGGGTCTGGTGGGTCGATCCCGCGCAACTGCCTCAGGAGACGTTCATCGAACACTGGGGCGCGGGCCGTTTCTTCGGCATCTACCCGACGAAAGACGGAGCCGGCGTGTATGCCGGCGCACCGGTGGCCGGGGAGTTCGGTGAACAGAGCCCGGGGCGCAACGACCGCATCCGTACTCAGTTTGCCGACATGGGAGAACTGGTTGATGTTTGCCTGGCAGCCCTGCCCGATGACAGCGAAGACCTGTTCTTCTGGAAGCTCTCGGACGTCCGCGCACACGAATGGGCGCGCGGCCGCGTGGTGCTGCTGGGCGATGCCGCCGCCGGTTTCCTGCCGACCGCGGGCATCGGCGCGTCGATGGCAATGGAGTCCGCCGCCGTACTCGCGGATGAACTCTCGCGGACGAACAACCGGTTCATGGAACACGCGCTGTCGCTGTATGTCAAACGCCGCCAGCACCGTGTGGAGAGCACGCAGAACGATTCACGTCATCTGGCCAAAATGATGTTCATCAAATCCGCCACCGTCGCCCACATCCGCGATGTCGCCACGAAATTCTATTCCCTCGAACAACTGGCCAGTTCGATCGCGAAAGCCTTTGACGAACCAATTTGA
- a CDS encoding outer membrane protein assembly factor BamB family protein, producing the protein MKNMRAFLLFVTCCLALFQAELQLQAADWPTYRADAERTGFTTDGLPGELALQWRIQNSHAIQSAWPRSTRLTYDRVNHCVIADDRVFSGDSVTGKIQAVDLQTGKPVWEYFTEGPVRFAPTVWQDQLLVTSDDGFLYALSVVDGSLLWKHRGGPRAEMVVGNERVISKWPARGAAVVVDDTVYYAAGIWPSDGIFLHALNAKTGEPVWSNTDSGQIYMPQPHGGADANSGISAQGYLAVAGDHLLVPAGRAVPASMNRLNGQFEYFHLQKNRAQGGGDTIVAGDLFLNSGVVFKAADGEAIAKSAPGPTVATPDGLVQASRGSISRYQWIDTESPDRKGKLVRGKALKQIWTVKQTQPSVALIIAGDKIVSGANNLIETIDLETGKPLWSSPVEGTAYGLAASNARLLVSTDRGTLYAFGNKTTIPASGNEAQVMKSPYPADSAAARAAAEIIKRTGIEKGYCFDVGCGDGALAYELATRTRLRIIAIESDPELVAVARQKLTAAGVYGSRVTVLQRSLDQTNTPNKVANLVVSGRSLSEDPATLSQQELKRLQRPYGGVICLGKPGALKIEKRGAIAGAGEWTHQYADAANTLCSNDKLVNGQLSMLWYRDFDFVIPSRHGRGPAPLYSKGRLFHEGNDGLLAVDAYNGHELWRFKIEGVLAAYDGDELMGASGTGSNYCLGGDSVFIRHEEHCFQLDAATGELLHTYDVPPSDDPKAEKTKQPWGYIAWHDGMLIGTAADPKHVVAYRYHATTGDMTKQLTESTRLFAFDTKTRKLKWQYEPEDSIRHNAIAIANEKLYLIDRPLADFDRTKETRSKPIPKTAKHATGQLLCLSIHDGYVLWKNKEDIYGTMIAVSAENEALLMSYQPTSFKLSSEKGGRLSVFNSTTGEKTWEAKANYRSRPLINGKTVYAQGGAWNLKSGKPQPFNFKRSYGCGILASCENMMFFRSATLGYFDFNKNDSIENYGGVRPGCWINAIPAGGLVLVPDASAACSCSYLNKSWFALETQTVK; encoded by the coding sequence ATGAAAAACATGAGAGCCTTTCTATTATTTGTTACTTGCTGTCTGGCACTATTTCAGGCGGAACTGCAACTGCAGGCAGCCGACTGGCCCACTTACCGGGCCGACGCAGAGCGAACTGGTTTTACAACAGACGGCTTGCCAGGAGAACTGGCGCTGCAGTGGCGTATTCAGAATTCGCATGCCATCCAGTCCGCCTGGCCACGCAGTACACGGCTGACTTACGACCGTGTGAATCACTGCGTCATCGCCGATGATCGGGTTTTCTCTGGCGACAGTGTGACCGGAAAAATTCAGGCGGTCGACCTGCAGACCGGAAAACCCGTGTGGGAATATTTTACCGAAGGACCCGTGCGTTTTGCCCCCACGGTCTGGCAGGATCAACTGCTGGTGACCAGTGATGATGGTTTTCTATATGCATTAAGTGTTGTAGATGGAAGCCTGTTGTGGAAACACCGGGGCGGCCCGCGTGCAGAGATGGTGGTGGGGAACGAGCGTGTGATCTCCAAATGGCCGGCCCGTGGTGCTGCAGTCGTCGTCGATGATACCGTGTACTATGCTGCTGGAATCTGGCCCAGCGATGGAATCTTTCTGCACGCTTTGAACGCGAAAACGGGAGAGCCGGTCTGGTCGAACACGGATTCAGGCCAGATTTATATGCCGCAACCACACGGCGGCGCCGATGCCAACAGTGGTATCTCAGCACAAGGGTATCTGGCCGTCGCCGGAGATCATCTGCTGGTACCCGCCGGGCGTGCCGTGCCAGCGTCGATGAATCGCCTGAACGGTCAATTCGAATATTTTCACCTGCAGAAAAACCGGGCGCAGGGGGGCGGCGATACGATTGTGGCTGGCGATCTGTTTTTGAACAGCGGGGTGGTATTCAAGGCAGCCGACGGGGAAGCCATCGCCAAGTCCGCACCTGGTCCCACAGTGGCAACACCGGACGGCCTGGTGCAGGCGAGCCGGGGAAGCATTTCCCGCTATCAATGGATCGACACCGAAAGCCCGGACCGCAAAGGCAAGCTGGTGCGGGGAAAAGCGTTGAAACAGATCTGGACAGTCAAGCAGACACAGCCCAGTGTGGCATTGATTATCGCGGGCGACAAAATTGTTTCCGGAGCGAACAATCTGATTGAGACCATTGATCTGGAAACCGGTAAACCTCTGTGGTCTTCGCCGGTGGAAGGCACCGCTTACGGACTGGCGGCCAGCAACGCACGACTGCTGGTCAGCACCGATCGTGGGACGCTCTATGCATTTGGTAATAAGACGACAATACCTGCTTCCGGTAATGAGGCGCAGGTGATGAAGTCACCTTACCCAGCTGATTCTGCAGCTGCCCGGGCGGCCGCTGAAATCATCAAACGAACCGGCATCGAGAAAGGCTATTGTTTTGACGTCGGCTGTGGTGATGGCGCCTTAGCATATGAACTGGCGACCCGCACCCGGCTGCGAATTATCGCCATTGAATCCGATCCTGAACTGGTCGCGGTGGCACGTCAGAAGCTGACGGCAGCAGGCGTGTATGGATCGCGCGTGACAGTGTTGCAGCGTTCGCTGGATCAAACCAATACGCCGAATAAAGTCGCCAACCTGGTCGTCTCCGGGAGATCCCTTTCAGAGGACCCCGCCACACTTTCCCAGCAGGAACTGAAACGTTTGCAGCGCCCTTATGGCGGTGTGATCTGTCTGGGGAAACCGGGTGCATTGAAAATCGAGAAGCGGGGCGCGATTGCGGGTGCCGGCGAATGGACCCACCAGTACGCGGATGCGGCGAACACGCTATGCAGTAATGATAAACTGGTTAACGGCCAGTTAAGCATGTTGTGGTATCGCGATTTCGATTTTGTCATTCCCTCGCGACATGGTCGCGGGCCTGCTCCCTTGTACTCAAAAGGGCGCCTGTTTCATGAAGGCAATGATGGCCTGCTGGCAGTGGATGCGTATAACGGTCATGAACTGTGGCGGTTTAAAATCGAGGGCGTGCTGGCCGCCTACGATGGTGATGAATTGATGGGCGCTTCGGGAACCGGCAGCAACTATTGCCTGGGAGGCGATTCCGTATTCATCCGTCATGAGGAACACTGTTTTCAACTGGACGCTGCCACGGGAGAACTGCTGCATACATACGACGTCCCTCCCTCAGATGATCCCAAAGCAGAGAAAACGAAACAACCCTGGGGATATATTGCCTGGCATGACGGCATGTTAATTGGCACTGCCGCAGATCCCAAGCATGTGGTCGCGTATCGCTATCATGCGACGACCGGAGATATGACGAAACAATTGACAGAGTCAACCCGCCTGTTCGCCTTTGATACGAAAACCAGGAAACTGAAATGGCAGTACGAGCCAGAAGATTCGATTCGACATAACGCCATTGCGATTGCGAACGAGAAACTCTACCTGATCGATCGTCCGCTGGCTGATTTTGATCGTACCAAAGAGACGCGCAGTAAACCGATTCCCAAAACCGCCAAACATGCCACCGGTCAACTGTTGTGCCTGAGTATCCACGATGGTTATGTTTTGTGGAAAAACAAGGAGGATATCTATGGCACGATGATCGCCGTCAGTGCCGAAAACGAGGCGCTGCTGATGAGCTATCAACCGACGAGCTTCAAGCTCTCCTCCGAAAAGGGAGGCCGGTTGAGTGTCTTTAACAGTACGACGGGAGAAAAAACCTGGGAGGCCAAAGCCAACTACAGATCACGGCCACTGATTAACGGAAAAACCGTGTATGCCCAGGGTGGTGCCTGGAATCTGAAATCGGGCAAGCCCCAGCCTTTTAACTTCAAACGTTCTTACGGTTGTGGCATTCTTGCCAGTTGCGAAAACATGATGTTCTTCCGGTCGGCGACGTTGGGTTATTTCGACTTCAATAAAAACGACAGCATTGAAAACTACGGAGGCGTCCGTCCCGGCTGCTGGATCAATGCGATCCCTGCCGGTGGTCTGGTGCTGGTCCCCGATGCCTCAGCCGCCTGCAGTTGCAGTTATCTGAATAAGTCCTGGTTCGCGCTGGAAACACAGACGGTGAAATAG